A single genomic interval of Coccidioides posadasii str. Silveira chromosome 1, complete sequence harbors:
- the RPL3 gene encoding 60S ribosomal protein L3 (EggNog:ENOG410PGH7~COG:J), with the protein MYLFRRAAPTSTPFDSHHTRRLTPNRSKMSHRKYEAPRHGSLAFLPRKRSARHRGKVKSFPKDDPKKPVHLTAAMGYKAGMTTTVRDLDRPGAKMHKKEIVEAVTIIETPPMIAVGIVGYIETPRGLRSLTTVWAEHLSDEVKRRFYKNWYKSKKKAFTKYAKSYSENKGASVTRELERIKKYCTVVRLLAHTQIRKTPLKQKKAHLMEIQVNGGSVPEKVDFAHGLFEKPIEIDSVFEQDEMIDVIAVTKGHGFQGVTSRWGTKKLPRKTHKGLRKVACIGAWHPSHVQWTVARAGQDGYHHRTSVNHKIYRIGKGSDEGNASTDFDVSKKQITPMGGFVRYGEVKNDFIILKGSCPGVKKRVLTLRKTLFPQVSRKALEKVELKWIDTSSKFGHGAYQTAAEKRAFMGTLKKDLAAAP; encoded by the exons ATGTATCTTTTTCGCAGAGCAGCTCCGACGTCAACTCCATTT GACTCTCACCACACCCGTCGACTAACGCCAAACAGGTCCAAGAT GAGTCACCGGAAATACGAAGCGCCTCGGCACG GCTCTCTGGCTTTCTTGCCACGAAAGCGCAGTGCCAGACATCGGGGCAAGGTTAAGAG CTTCCCAAAGGATGACCCCAAGAAGCCTGTCCACCTTACCGCTGCCATGGGTTACAAGGCCGGTATGACCACCACCGTCCGCGATCTTGATCGTCCTGGTGCCAAGATGCACAAGAAGGAGATCGTTGAGGCCGTCACCATTATCGAAACTCCTCCG ATGATCGCCGTCGGCATTGTCGGATACATTGAGACTCCTCGCGGTCTCCGATCGCTTACCACCGTCTGGGCCGAGCACTTGAGCGACGAGGTCAAGAGACGGTTCTACAAGAACTGGTAcaagagcaagaagaaggCCTTCACAAAATACGCCAAGAGCTACTCAGAGAACAAGGGCGCCTCCGTCACCCGCGAACTCGAGCGCATCAAGAAATACTGCACTGTCGTCCGCCTTCTCGCACACACTCAGATCCGCAAGACCCCTCTCAAGCAAAAGAAGGCCCACCTCATGGAAATCCAGGTCAACGGTGGTTCCGTCCCGGAGAAGGTTGACTTCGCCCACGGTCTGTTTGAGAAGCCAATTGAGATCGACTCCGTCTTCGAGCAAGACGAGATGATCGATGTTATTGCTGTCACCAAGGGCCACGGTTTCCAGGGTGTCACAAGCAGATGGGGTACCAAGAAGCTTCCTCGCAAGACGCACAAGGGTCTCCGAAAGGTCGCTTGTATTGGTGCTTGGCATCCATCCCACGTCCAGTGGACCGTTGCCCGTGCCGGTCAAGACGGCTACCACCACCGTACATCCGTCAACCACAAGATCTATCGCATTGGCAAGGGTTCTGATGAGGGTAACGCCTCCACTGACTTCGATGTCAGCAAGAAGCAGATCACTCC AATGGGTGGCTTCGTCAGATACGGTGAGGTGAAAAACGACTTCATCATCCTCAAGGGTTCCTGCCCCGGTGTCAAGAAGAGAGTCCTCACTCTCAGAAAGACCCTCTTCCCCCAAGTCAGCCGCAAGGCTCTGGAGAAAGTGGAATTGAAATGGATCGATACCTCTTCCAAATTCGGCCATGGTGCCTACCAGACCGCCGCGGAGAAGCGGGCGTTCATGGGTACTCTCAAGAAGGATTTGGCTGCTGCTCCATGA
- a CDS encoding uncharacterized protein (EggNog:ENOG410PSDT~COG:S~BUSCO:15282at33183), with translation MACPYPRLLFKLQDAPRLYPPSREARYCVINLAPQATAPRFSSYSIASPSPGTQRFRALTPTTVPPISNLSIEAKQSDFFPASRSPAPKRSYIVRSNALQISDTRAPARGKVTLIRPSHQAFSSFSAQCRSTMSSDDAYASFLESANADPSAGIQSSSNAFPSFHAAKTVDKGQHVPRALRDVEYYYVSDTDETFQPVVLAWDKAGQGKWPSPDEFKSLIFDPSNASDLETSTLSLAEFDPRNQYETVFHAIRTAISGSEASAAPEAELRVYRIQHGDTRVEYWAVGLDKSENRLVGMKARAVES, from the exons ATGGCGTGTCCATATCCGCGGCTGCTCTTTAAATTGCAAGATGCTCCCAGACTATATCCTCCCTCCCGTGAAGCTCGCTATTGCGTCATCAACCTGGCCCCGCAGGCTACAGCTCCACGATTTTCAAGTTACAGCATTGCATCACCTTCTCCCGGCACTCAAAGATTCCGTGCACTCACTCCAACAACTGTTCCACCCATATCTAATTTAAGCATCGAAGCCAAACAATCCGACTTCTTCCCGGCTTCACGGTCCCCAGCCCCAAAACGCAGTTATATCGTCCGCTCCAACGCACTCCAGATCAGTGACACCCGAGCTCCGGCAAGAGGCAAAGTCACACTCATTCGACCAAGCCACCAAGcgttttcttccttttcagCACAGTGTCGATCTACCATGTCCTCCGACGATGCCTATGCCTCCTTTCTCGAGAGTGCCAACGCGGACCCGTCCGCCGGCATCCAGTCGAGCTCGAATGCTTTCCCCTCGTTTCACGCCGCGAAAACGGTAGACAAGGGCCAGCATGTTCCAAGGGCGCTACGGGATGTGGAGTACTACTATGTTTCTGACACAGATGAGACGTTCCAACCAGTGGTGTTAGCATGGGACAAGGCAGGACAAGGAAAATGGCCGAGTCCAG ATGAATTCAAATCCCTTATATTTGACCCTTCCAACGCTTCCGATCTCGAAACATCCACCCTATCCCTGGCCGAATTTGACCCACGTAACCAGTACGAGACAGTCTTCCATGCGATTCGCACTGCTATCTCGGGCTCGGAAGCTTCGGCAGCACCGGAGGCTGAGCTTCGAGTATACAGGATCCAACACGGAGATACCCGCGTGGAGTATTGGGCCGTGGGCTTAGATAAGAGTGAGAACCGCCTCGTGGGGATGAAGGCGCGGGCAGTGGAGagctga
- a CDS encoding uncharacterized protein (EggNog:ENOG410PJQZ~COG:P~TransMembrane:9 (o6-26i33-53o73-93i105-128o233-250i270-289o358-378i390-408o428-449i)), which translates to MPTLDVSELNIVLSVLGAFTLLYGFISSKIKNVWYLGEALPAVVFGIVLGPIASKFIDAERWGVAAPGQQNAITLGLTRVVIGVQLVIAGYQLPAKYLQTRWKEMLICLLPIMTIMWLCTTGCILLTIPKLTLLTALVIGSCVTCTDPILSQAIAKGPFADKFVARDLREIISSEAGANDGFGFPFLMLATYLIRHANVPGAGDGNALHARSGEVGRLGGGVGKAIEMWFVETWLYVVLMSIAYGAVCGYGSCKLLKFCLRRRWIDNESYLLWPSALGLFIVGTCGSLGTDDLLACFIAGSALNWDGGYLKESEARHDEVNSCIDVLLNFGGFMYIGSILPWDEFHQPDVTGITYPRLIALGFLVMAFRRLPAILLAYKFIPKVCKSWKEALFMGYYGPIGIGAVFYLEHARHLFPELGEGDTEETNLIRALAPTVYWLVLFSIIFHGLSIPLHNLINKALGVPPIVDPSGPAELRPLSLNMQLPKNSAVSNKRQSIMAYNRFSRTNYPSNTGWDLPTTQGVDYEAAYARQNRPQTLRYDDDIKV; encoded by the exons ATGCCTACCCTTGATGTCAGCGAGCTCAACATTGTGCTCTCGGTCCTAG GAGCATTCACGCTGCTCTACGGTTTcatttcttcaaagatcaagaatgTCTGGTATCTCGGAGAAGCAC TGCCTGCAGTCGTTTTTGGGATAGTTTTAGGCCCAATCGCATCAAAATTTATCGACGCGGAGAGGTGGGGCGTTGCAGCCCCCGGTCAACAAAATGCCATCACACTG GGACTTACCCGCGTTGTCATCGGGGTTCAGTTGGTCATTGCTGGATACCAACTGCCCGCAAAGTATCTACAGACTCGCTGGAAGGAGATGTTGATCTGTCTGCTGCCCATAATGACCATCATGTGGTTATGCACCACGGGCTGCATTCTTTTGACTATCCCAAAGCTCACTCTA CTCACCGCACTTGTCATTGGATCTTGCGTGACTTGCACGGACCCTATTCTCTCGCAAGCTATCGCGAAAGGACCTTTTGCCGACAAATTCGTTGCTCGAGATCTCCGTGAGATCATTTCTTCTGAGGCTGGAGCAAACGATGGGTTTGGGTTTCCATTTCTCATGCTGGCGACTTACCTTATTCGCCACGCCAATGTCCCTGGCGCCGGGGATGGGAATGCTCTTCATGCAAGATCCGGGGAAGTAGGCCGTCTCGGGGGAGGAGTTGGTAAAGCTATTGAAATGTGGTTTGTAGAGACCTGGCTTTACGTGGTGCTCATGAGCATCGCCTACGGTGCCGTTTGCGGATATGGGAGCTGTAAGCTCCTTAAGTTCTGCCTGAGAAG ACGGTGGATTGATAACGAGAGCTATCTACTATGGCCTTCTGCATTGGGG CTCTTTATCGTGGGCACATGTGGTTCCCTCGGTACTGACGACCTCCTTGCGTGTTTCATTGCAGGCAGCGCACTCAACTGGGATGGTGGTTACCTCAAAGAATCCGAAGCAAGGCATGACGAAGTAAATTCGTGTATTGATGTTTTGCTGAATTTCGGCGGGTTCATGTATATCGGGTCCATACTTCCGTGGGACGAATTTCACCAACCAGATGTCACTGGAATCACTTATCCTCGTCTTATTGCTTTAGGGTTCCTTGTGATGGCCTTCCGCCGGCTTCCAGCTATCCTTCTAGCTTACAAATTCATCCCGAAGGTTTGCAAAAGCTGGAAGGAAGCCCTGTTTATGGGCTACTATGGGCCAATAG GAATCGGGGCAGTATTCTACTTGGAACATGCACGACATTTGTTCCCCGAGCTTGGTGAAGGCGACACTGAAGAGACGAATCTTATAAGAGCTCTTGCACCAA CTGTCTACTGGCTTGTGCTCTTCTCAATTATCTTCCACGGCCTTTCCATTCCCCTCCATAATCTCATTAACAAAGCACTCGGGGTACCACCCATCGTTGATCCTTCCGGCCCTGCCGAGTTACGGCCGTTGTCGTTGAACATGCAACTGCCCAAGAACAGCGCGGTCAGCAACAAACGCCAATCTATCATGGCATACAATCGTTTCTCGCGAACCAATTATCCAAGCAACACTGGATGGGATCTTCCGACAACTCAAGGCGTGGACTACGAAGCTGCATATGCTCGGCAAAATCGACCACAAACATTGCGCTACGACGACGATATCAAGGTGTAA